The Arachis hypogaea cultivar Tifrunner chromosome 14, arahy.Tifrunner.gnm2.J5K5, whole genome shotgun sequence genome has a segment encoding these proteins:
- the LOC140178693 gene encoding uncharacterized protein: protein MELLKDYDFELSYHPGRLDVVADALGRRSLIIAWMRIKEEELVENFVDLAERTYLNQLHISSAFKTEIQRAQQDERKFQRLFQPVGEKRRADFTKDGEGLWRYKERICIQDVGRWRQDLLSAAHSNGFPIHPGSAKM, encoded by the coding sequence ATGGAGTTGCTTAAGGACTACGATTTTGAACTGAGTTATCACCCTGGAAGGTTGGATGTGGTAGCAGACGCTTTGGGTCGGAGATCTTTAATAATtgcttggatgagaatcaaggaagagGAGCTAGTGGAAAATTTTGTGGATCTTGCCGAAAGAACTTATTTAAACCAGTTGCATATTTCAAGTGCGTTTAAGACGGAGATTCAGagggctcagcaagatgagcGAAAGTTTCAGAGATTGTTCCAACCAGTTGGTGAGAAGAGGCGTGCGGATTTCACTAAGGATGGTGAAGGATTGTGGAGATATAAGGAGAGAATTTGCATACAGGATGTCGGGAGGTGGAGGCAAGACTTGTTGTCGGCGGCTCACTCCAATGGATTTCCTATTCATCCCGGAAGTGCGAAGATGTAG